The stretch of DNA TTGGATACCTCTCAGGAAACGTTAACTGTTGTTACCGAGTTATCAAAAAAAATGGGTAAAGTGCCGGTTAACGCCAAGGAATCCCCTGGATTTATTGTTAACCGCATCTTGGTTCCGATGATTAATGAGGCTGTTATTGCCCTCGGTGAAGGGATAGGTACCAAAGAGGAAATAGATACTGCCATGAAATTGGGAGCAGGCATGCCTATGGGGCCGTTAGCACTGGCTGATTTGGTCGGTATAGATGTTGTATTGGCAGTTGCCGAGGTATTTCATAAGGAGTTTGCCGACAGTAAATATCGTCCCGCACTACTTTTAAAACAGATGGTTCGGGCCGGGCATTTGGGGCTGAAAACCGGGCGTGGATTTTACAATTATAAGAAGTAAGGTAGGTGAAGAATGAATGGATTACAAAAATCTGCTTTACAGTAAAGAAGGAAACATTGCCGTAATTCAGCTGAACAGGCCCAAGGTGATGAATACTTTAAATCTGGAGCTTGTAACCGAGCTGTATAAGCTTCTTGATGAGGTGGCTCTGGACAAGGAAGTGTAAAGAAAGCAATTAATTGTGGTTTAGCATAAGAAGGGGGTATTTTGATGGAAATTAAAGATGTGGTTATAGTAAGTGCTTGTCGAACCGCTATTGCAAAATTTTTAGGTGGTTTAAAAGATGTATCTGCAAGAGAACTGGCTATCGCTGTCGGTAAAGAAGCTATCGCAAGGGCCGGAATTTCTGCAGATATGGTTGATGAAATTTGTATGGGACAGTGTTTTCCCGGTATGCAGGGTTCCTTACCGGCACGGCAGGTTGGAATGAGAATCGGGCTTCCTCACAGAAGCGGTGCTGTTACTGTTAACCAGAACTGTGCTTCAGGTATGCGGGCGCTGGAGGTTGCTTGTCATAATATTATGTTGGGTAAAACTGAAATTGGCCTGGCAGTGGGTGTTGAAAGTATGACAAATGCTCCCTATTTGATTCCCAAGGCTCGTATGGGTTACAGAATGAATGCAGGAACCATCGAAGACAGTATGATTCATGATGGATTGTTTGATGAACTGGTTCCCGGTCATATGGGAGTAACTGCTGAAAATATTGCGGAAAAGTATGGTATTACCCGTGAGGAATGCGATGAACTGGCACTTATAAGCCATACACGGGTTACAAAAGCAGTTGATGAGGGTATATTCATGCGGGAGATTGTACCGGTAGAAATTACATCCAAAAAAGGTGTTAAGATATTTGATACTGATGAGCATTTTATAAGAGGTGCCAATCTTGAAGCAATGAGCAAACTGCCGCCTGCATTTAAAAAGGGTGGTGTTGTTACTGCTGCCAATGCTTCCGGTATTAATGACGCAGCAGCCGCTGTAGTTATCATGTCCAAGGATAAAGCAGCTGAATTGGGAATCAAGCCCTTAATGAAACTGGTCAATATCTGTTGTGAGGGTGTGGATCCCAAGGTAATGGGACTTGGTCCGGCTGTTGCTATTCCTAAATGTCTTAAGCAGGCCAACATGAAATTTGAGGATGTGGAATACTGGGAA from Desulfoscipio gibsoniae DSM 7213 encodes:
- a CDS encoding enoyl-CoA hydratase-related protein, translated to MDYKNLLYSKEGNIAVIQLNRPKVMNTLNLELVTELYKLLDEVALDKEV
- a CDS encoding thiolase family protein, producing MEIKDVVIVSACRTAIAKFLGGLKDVSARELAIAVGKEAIARAGISADMVDEICMGQCFPGMQGSLPARQVGMRIGLPHRSGAVTVNQNCASGMRALEVACHNIMLGKTEIGLAVGVESMTNAPYLIPKARMGYRMNAGTIEDSMIHDGLFDELVPGHMGVTAENIAEKYGITREECDELALISHTRVTKAVDEGIFMREIVPVEITSKKGVKIFDTDEHFIRGANLEAMSKLPPAFKKGGVVTAANASGINDAAAAVVIMSKDKAAELGIKPLMKLVNICCEGVDPKVMGLGPAVAIPKCLKQANMKFEDVEYWEINEAFAAQWLGVGRILKEDFDMDLSLDKVNHNGSGIGLGHPVGCTALRIIVSLYYELERLNLTVGGASLCVGGGPAMASLWTRDI